The genomic region AGGCTTTCGCTCGAATGAAACTAAGTATTCTACTTGCTCTATTACGCACTTTTTACCCTGTAAATAAGTAATAGTACCTGATTCAAAATTCGAGTTAACCAATACGCTTAAAACCTGTTCAGTAGGTAACAATAATTAAAACTCTTCGTGAACAAAAAAAATGAAAGGAAAAACTATGAGTAAGAAAACGAATCAAAATGGTGAAAAAATGCCTAATGCGCATTTACATGAGTTGATGGTCGACGAATTGAAAGACATTTACAATGCCGAAAGACAACTGCTGGCAGGTTTAAAGAAATTGATTTCTACAGCGGAAGGAGAAGAGTTGAAAAAAGCTTTTAAAGAACATTTAGAAGAGACCGAAGGTCAAATCGACAAGCTCAAGCAAGTGTTTCAGCTACTCGATCTTCCGGCACGTGGTAAGAAATGTAAGGCCATGGAGGGATTATTGAATGAAGCGGATGAAATTATGAGTGAGTTTGAAGGAAGTGAAGCGTTAGACGCGGCATTGGTCGCAGCAGCACAAAAAGTTGAACACTACGAGATTGCCACGTACGGATCACTCGCCACCTACGCAAAACTAATGCAACATGATGACGTAGCGGCGATTTTTGCCGAGATTCTTGAACAAGAAAAAAATGCTGACGAAAAACTAACCCAAGTCGCCATGTCCAAAGCAAACAAAAAATAGTGAAGGAATACCTAGGGAGAACCAACCTAGGACAGATAATACATCCTTTTTAATTTATTCAAACCCCTATCAAACCCGCTTCAAGACGGTTATGATAGGGGTTTGTATTGGGTTTATATTGGGTTTGAAAGGGCTTTACATTGGGTTTGAGTGGTACCAGTCTCGTGTTTCTTTTAGACATTAGATATTAGATATAAGACATCAGACCCGATCCTAATTATTATTTCACCTTTCCTTTCCTGATCAAGATAATTTCCTTTCTAAATATAAAGTTCAAAGACAGCGTATCGCTAAAAAGCAAGGGCGCCTAGTCAGCGCCCTCTAATTGTCTTACGTGTAATATCTTACGTCTAATGTCTTATGTCTAAAATCTAACATCTAAACCGAATACACCCGCAACTTTCGCTTCAGAACTTTTCTAATCGTATGGATTCTCGTTTTGATGGTGCCTTCTTTGATATTCATATGGTCGGCGATTTCGTAGTATTTGTAGCCTTCGAGGTACATGCTGATAATCTTATAATTCTCTTCAGACAGGGTATGTAAAGCGTCTTGTACATCCTTAACGACGAAGTCCGATTCTGCTTTGTTTTTTATTCTGTTATTGGCTGATTGGGTGTAGGTAATTTCCTTTTCAGCAATACGGTGGATGGCTTCGCGACGGTATTTGTTGAGATAGATGTTTTTCATTATCACATAAAGCCAAGAAACTAGCTTTGGGTGATTAACAAATTTTTCTAATGACTTTAGCGAACGAATAAACGTTTCCTGCACTAGATCTTCTTTTTCGAAGGGATCATTGGTGAAATTGTTAGCTAGCCGTTTCAGTATCGGCGAGTTTTCCAAGATAGTGGTGTTTAAGGTCGTTTTCATATCTAGTAGTCTTATAGTGTTTAATTGATGTACATATATAACGTATTGATTTATAGTATGTTTTATGGTGTTTGGCGCCTAATTTAAAACGGGTATAAATACTTGTAGTCCGAAAAAATACTGATTTGAGCTCTAAAACGAAATGCAAGAATTATTAATAGCGATTAAGCCGATTGAGGAATGCTTTTGACCTGATTTTAAATTGGATAGCAAAATAATAATGCTCATTTCCACGTTTAAATAGACTTAAGCTTTTTTATTCGGCTGAGATTATAACAACATTTTGCGTTAAATACGTGAAATAGGTTTATTAATACGGAAAACGTTTCTCTAGAGCCTTGGAGTGTAGATTCTAAAGGATAATTTTCTGTAATTTTAAGAGTTTTAGTAGGATAATGATTTTCTTATCTTATAAAAATTACCAACAAAAGGGAATGTCGTGAATCACCCTTATCTACCAATTTAAAGTATTAAAATTGTATAACGCACTATACTACACTTTAAAATGCTACCGCTGGAGGAAAACAATTTGAACAGTGATTTCAATATGAAGCAATACTCGCTCTTTGATGAGGAGTCGCAAAAAACAATGTTGAATATTGATCTATTCTTTAAAGATGGGCCTTTCGCCTATGTCTTTCTGGATAAGTTTTTTCAGGTTTTTCGCGTCAATGATCGTTTTCTAAAGCTCTTTGGTCAACAGCATCTGCAAATCCTGGGGCGTCATATTTTTGAGTTCTTGGATGGCGAAGATGCGCTAAAACTCAAAGCTGTATTTGAGAACCGAGATTCTTTATACGATCCGCTTATCCTTTCTTTAAATTTTATACAGAAGGATAATAGCTTTTTGCCTGTGGATACCTATGTCAAGAAGTTTACGAATCAGTTCGATGAGGACCAGTACTGTTTGCTGATGTTCGATCGAGGTTTTTATCCGGACCCGAATTGGATCGAGGGGAAGAAAGAGCTATACAAAACCATCATTGAGACACAAGAGCAGGAGCGTATTCGCATCGGGCAGCAATTACATGATAGTGTCGCACAAATACTCTACGCCATACGTCTAAACCTACAGCATATTGCTTCGGAGAACGACGCGCTGGCGAATGAGATCGCTCCGATAAAAAAGATGTTGAACGATGCCATCTTTCAGGTCCGTAATATCTCTGTAGATCTTGTGCCATCGGTTCTTCATGATTTCGGCCTCAAAGCCGCCATACTATCGATGTGCGAGCGGGTTTCTACTTCCGATTTCCAAGTGAAATGCTATATCTGTGAAGATCAAGAGGGGTTAGACAAAGATTTTTTGCTGGTCGTTTACCGCGTCATTCAAGAACTCTTGAACAATACAATGAAACATTCCTCCGCTAGTCAGGTTATTGTTAAGACAAGGTGTGATACGGAACAAGTCAATATTGAAGTTACCGACAATGGGGTTGGGTTTCAATCCAAGTTGGAAGAAAGTTTAAGAAATGGTATTGGTTTGCAAAGCATTAAAAGCCGGGTAGAGCGGTATCAAGGTACGCTAGAAATTCGGGATCTTGAACAAGGAACCCAGGTGAAAGTGACATTAAAAATTAAATAGAGAATGGCAGAGGTGAAGATATTATTAGCGGAAGATCATTTGGTCGTTAGAAACGGGATCAAGTTATTACTCGACTCGCAACAAGACTTCCAGGTTATCGGCGACGTCAATAATGGGAGAGAGGTTTTAAATTTACTGGCCGCTGGATTAACAGTTGATGTCATCATAACAGATATCGGTATGGAAGATATCGACGGGCTGCAATTGATTCGGGAGGTTAGCGAGCGCTATCCTCAGATAAAAGTGCTTGTTTTGACCATGTTAGATTGTGATCAACATGTGGCTAAAGCATTTGAATATGGCGCTAAGGGCTATCTGATCAAGAACGTTGGTTCGGAAGAAATGGTGTTTGCTATTCAGCATGTGATGCGGGGTGGTCGATACTTATGCGAGGAGCTGTCTATGGGTTTTATTGAGAAAGCCATCGTTCGAAACAACAATCAGCCGGTCAATTTAGACCCTAGCGAGCTTGATTTGACTTCCAGAGAGCTGGAAGTGTTAGAGCTTTTAGGTGAGGGTTATACTAATTTAGAAATCTCGAAGAAGCTATTCCTGAGCAAAAGAACGGTTGAAGGGCATAGACAGAATTTGATCGATAAGACGAAGTCGAAAAATACGCCAGCTTTGATCAAGTTTGCCGTGCAGAACGGTTTGATTCACTAATATTCTTGATTTAGCGTTTAGCACAAACTATCGCGCCATTGCCTTGTTCTTTATTCAGCTATGGCAGATTTAAAGAAATATCAAGAAAAGCGCGACTTTTCGGTTACCAGCGAACCGGAAGGGCGGACAAAAAGTTCGAAAACTAAAGCAAAGCGATTGACCTTTGTTGTGCAAAGGCATCATGCAAGCCGTTTACATTATGATTTCCGTTTGGAGTTAGACGGTGTTCTAAAAAGCTGGGCTGTGCCGAAAGGACCTTCTTTAAATCCGAAAGACAAGCGCCTTGCCGTTCAAGTTGAGGATCATCCCGTTAGCTATGCAAGTTTTGAGGGAAGTATCCCCAAGGGCAACTATGGCGCCGGTACGGTTTCTATATTCGACGAGGGTACCTATGATTTTGTCGAGAGTAAAAATGCGAAAACTTTCTTGGATGACCTGGAAAAGGGTTCTATCAAATTTCATCTTCATGGCAAACGACTGAAGGGCGAATTTGCATTGGTGCGTATGCATACCGGTGAAGGCAACAATTGGTTGTTGATTAAGCATAAGGATGAATATGCAACCGATAAATCCTATGATGCGGAAAAGCTGATCGATAAGCAGATTGTAGAGCAAGGCAAAGCTTTTAAAAAGGAAAGCAGTTCGGCAGGAAAAACGCAGGCTAAGCCCGCTGCTGCCAAGACAAAGCCTGCTACACATAAGCCTAAGCCGATGCTGGCAAAACTAGCAGCCGACTTGCCCGATGGCGACGAATGGCTATATGAGAAAAAGTTCGACGGTTTCCGATCGATCGCTGTTTGCTCGGCAGGCAAGACAAAATTGCTTTCCCGAAATTCTAACAGCTTGGATAACAAATTTCCCAGCCTTGTCAAGGAGTTGAATAAAATAAAGCGGGATTGCGTATTGGATGGGGAAATCGTGATTGAAGATAAAAGTAGGCAGGCGCACTTTCAGTTATTGCAGTCGGGAGAACCCATACCTAGAAATTTAGAACTTCATTATTACGTTTTCGACATATTGGAGTTAGATGATATCGATCTTCGAGCTTACGACTTACTGGAAAGAAAGGAGATTTTAGCGCTGTTGCTTAAGAAGGCTAACCTTTCGAATATCCTATTCGTAGATAGTCTGAACACGGACAGGGAGCAGAGCATACAGGAGGCGGAATCGCAGCGTTGGGAAGGGCTGATAGCCAAACGTAAAGACAGTAGCTATCTGGAAGATAAGCGCAGCAGTTCCTGGTTGAAATACAAGTTAAGAAACACGCAAGAAACGGTGATCTGTGGTTTTACGGAGCCGCAGAGTTCGCGAGTAGGATTTGGAGCCTTGGTTTTAGGAGCTTATGATCGTGGAAAGTTAAAGTATATCGGCAATTGCGGAACAGGATTTAACGATGCTTTGCTTAAAGATTTACATAAAGAGTTTTCCAGGCTTAGGACCGACACAAAACCCTTTGACAAGACGGTGAAGGTGGCGAATGAACGATTGGTGACCTGGTTGGAGCCAACTTTAGTTTGCGATGTTTACTATTCGGAATGGACAAAGGATAAGCATTTAAGACATCCGGTATTCAAAGGTTTGCGAACAGATAAGGCGGCGGAAGACACGAAACTGGAAATTGTTGAAGCAAAAGAGATGGAAAAGGAACGTATCATAAAGTTCGGTAGGAAGGAAGTGAAGCTGAGCAATCAGGATAAGATATATTGGCCGGATGAGGGCATTCGAAAAGGGGATATGATTGCCTATTATGAAGAAATGGGCGACTATATACTTCCTTATGTTAAAGATAGGCCGATCTCGATGAATCGTTTTCCGAATGGGATCAAAGGCAAGAGCTTTTTTCAGAAAGATGTGGAGCCCGATCAGCTTCCTTCCTGGATTAAGATAGCGCCCATGTACTCGAAAAGCAATAACAGCACGATAGATTATTTGCTGTGCAATGATTTGGCGAGCTTACTCTTTATCGCTAATCTCGGTTCTATTGAAATCAATCCTTGGTTATCGACGTATAAGAAGCCCGATAAGCCCAAGTTTGCGGTGTTGGACTTAGATCCTAACGGCGCGGACTTCGACGAACTGAAGGCTGTCGCGAGAACTTCTAAGCAGGTGTTTGACAAAGCGGGAGTCCCGGCATTTATAAAAACCTCTGGTTCGACGGGTTTCCATATTTTCCTGCATGTCAACGAGCGCTATGATTATGAAGTCGTTCGCGATTTCATCCAATTTGTCGCGCAGCTTGTCCAAGATCAGCATCCCGATACGACCAGTTTGGTTCGCGATCCGAAGAAACGAGAAGGGATGATTTACCTGGACTTCTTGCAAAATCGACAGGGTCAAACTATTGCGGCGCCATATTCATTACGTCCGAAGCCGATGGCGACGGTAAGTACACCGATTTCTTGGGAAGAGCTGGAGGAGGATATACAAATTGCCGACTTTACTATCGATACAGTGCCCGAGCGGGTAAAAGCTATTGCTGACCCTTGGGCAGATCTGATGAACAGTAAAGTCGACATTAAAAAAGCACTCAGCAATTTTTAAGCAAGGCTGGCTTTGAGTTTTTCCAGTAGATCGGATGCTTTGGTGTTTTCGACATTGATCTTTCGGATGGTCGCCCGCTTTCCTTTGCTTTTCTGTTGTATAATCTTCAGCAATTCCTTGCTATATTCGTTTTTGTAAGCAGAGATGTCGAAGGGTCTGCTATTGGCTTTGATCAGTTGCATCGCCATATCCATCTCTTCTTTTTTAATCTTTACCGACCCGCTATCTTTCAAATCTTCCGTGCTGCGAATTTCTTCTTCAAAACGAAGTTTGTTGAGCACCAGAATATTGTTTGAAGGTTTGATGATGGCCAGGTTTTCTACATTGCGCATCACGAAGGTTCCCAGGCCTGCCGTTTTGCCTTTCTCCAGTGCTTTTAGCAACAGTTGATAGGCCTTTTCTCCAGATTTTTGTGGCTCCAGGTAGTAGGGTGTATCAAAATAAACCGAGTCTACTTCCTGAATCTTAACGAAGGACTGTAGGTTGATCATTTTGTTTTTTTCGGGCATGGCATCCTCGAAATCTGCATCTTCCAGCACCACATACTTGTCTTTAAGCAGGTAGCCTTTAACAATATTTTCCCAAGCGACTTCTTTTCCGGTTTTCTCATTGACACGCTTGTATTTGATATTTGCTTGATCCTTTCGATCCAACATATCTAGATCCAAGCTGCTGGATTGTGTTGCACTATAAATTTTAATCGGAATATTCACCAGGCCGAAGCCGATTGCTCCTGTCCAAATTGCTCTCATAAAATTGATTGTTTGTCTATATAACAACTAAGCGGCTGATAGGTTCATTCGGCCGTTATTTGTTTTTCTACAACGATTTATCATCCGGCTTGTTTAATGCTATGGATATGAAATATGAAGATATATTATGGTACGTATAGATCATCAGTTATTGAATAAAGTAGCGGCTGAATTAGTGAAAAGACGCTGGACGTTGGCAACGGTGGAGAGTATGACGGCAGGTTTTTTATCGAGTATTTGGAGCCTGCAGGTCGATGCGGGCGATATTTTGAAGGGCAGTATCGTATGTTTCGAAGAATCTGTGAAGACACAGCTGCTGCGGGTACCGCAGTACTTGATCGATACCTATACCGCCGAGTCTATGGAAGTTACTAAGGCTTTGATTCCTGGTTTAAAGAAGCGTATGCCTGCAGATGTGCATATCGCTTTGACCGGAGTTGCGTATGAGGGAACAAGAAAGCATCCGACAGCTGAGGTAGGTGATGTTTTTATCGCAATTGATATTCATGGAATTCTTGTTTCGCGAGTCTATTCTCTGCCTTCCCGGAACGCTGCGGATACTTATGTAAAAGCGTTTAACGCATCATTATCTTTATTGGATGAGTTTCTTGCGATTGTCTAGATCGTAATCCTACCACCAGTAGCCGGTATGGTGGCACCCGATACATAGGATGCAGCAGCGGACGCCAAGAAGACATAGACTGGCGCAATTTCCGCCGGCTGTCCGGGTCGTCCGATCGGCGTATTGTCGCCAAAATGCTCATGGTCTGGAATTGTGCTCGGTATCAGTGGTGTCCACACGGGGCCTGGGGCTACTGCGTTGACTCGGATTCCGTTGCCTTCTTCTAAAAACTTCTGTGCAAGATTGGACGTAAAGTTCTGGATAGCAGCTTTGCTGGCGGCATAGGGCAGTAGGGTAGGATTCGGGTCATATGCATTGACGGAGGTGGTGTTGATAATACTTCCTCCTTCGCGGATATGTTTCTGCGCGTATTTCGTTAGGTAAAACATGGCACTTAGGTTAACCTCAAAGGTCTTGTTCCATTCTTCTGCCGTAATCTCTTGCAGGTTCTTATAACTCATTTGATAAGCTGCGTTATTTATTAGGATATCGATTTTTTTATAGCGTTCAACAGCGATATCAATGATCTTCTTGCAGGTTTCTTCCGAACGGATGTCACCTTTGAATAGAATGGCCTCTCTACCGGCCTGCTTCACGTAGCTTTCCGTATCTTTTGCATCCTCATCTTCGATATCATCTTTATAGCAGATCATGATATCGGCGCCTTCTCTGGCCATAGCAATGGCAACGGCTTTGCCAATTCCCGAGTCAGCACCCGTAATGATAGCAACCTTGCCTGTCAAAAGTCCTGACCCTTCGTAGCTCTGTTCGCCATGGTCCGGTCTAGGATCCATCTTCTTCGTTTCGCCAGGAGGTTCTTGTGTCTGTTTTTTAAACGGCGGACTTGGGTATAAATCTTTAGGATTTCCTTCTTTTGTTGTTTCCATTTTCTAATGTTTTTGATCTAAGTAGAGAACAACAAAGCAATGGAATCGTTCAATGAAATTAGGATTGATTGGGGAAGAAAAGACGAACTTCTGTTCCAACGTTTATTTTGCTGGAGATATTTATTTGTCCGTCAAGACGTTTTATGACGCGCTTCGCTATGAAAAGCCCAATGCCAGATCCCCTATGTTTACTCGAGTTTGATCCCCGCTGAAAGTTGTAGTAAATTTCATCGATTTCCTGCTCTGGTATGCCAATTCCATTATCCTTGATGTGATAAACGACACCCTTACTGGTTTTTTCGGAGTAAATTTGAACGGAGGGTTCTCGAACTGATGAGGAATATTTGATGGCGTTGCTAATAATATTGCTGAATAGCTGGAATATGCCGCCCTGATCGCCCAATACCGGCAAAAGAAGACCTGTTTCAATCCTTGTGTTTGGAGCATCATGTAACAGTATAGCGTCTTCACACCAAAACTTGATCTTGTCTGCAACGTGGATTAAAGTTTTTTCAGGAGAGTATGCGCGCGCTTGGCTTAGCTGAACGGTTTTATCGATGATTGTGTTCAAGCTGACCATTGCTTGATCAATGATATCATACCATTGTGTTCTTTTATCTGAATCTACTTTGTTATCTTCCCTCAGGGTGTCAATGGCAAGACGAGCGATTGCAATGGGGTTCTTTGCGTCATGGGCCAAGCTATTGGTGATTTCCTCCAAATCGTTATTGATTGAAAGCTG from Sphingobacterium sp. BN32 harbors:
- a CDS encoding ferritin-like domain-containing protein yields the protein MSKKTNQNGEKMPNAHLHELMVDELKDIYNAERQLLAGLKKLISTAEGEELKKAFKEHLEETEGQIDKLKQVFQLLDLPARGKKCKAMEGLLNEADEIMSEFEGSEALDAALVAAAQKVEHYEIATYGSLATYAKLMQHDDVAAIFAEILEQEKNADEKLTQVAMSKANKK
- a CDS encoding RNA polymerase sigma factor, whose protein sequence is MKTTLNTTILENSPILKRLANNFTNDPFEKEDLVQETFIRSLKSLEKFVNHPKLVSWLYVIMKNIYLNKYRREAIHRIAEKEITYTQSANNRIKNKAESDFVVKDVQDALHTLSEENYKIISMYLEGYKYYEIADHMNIKEGTIKTRIHTIRKVLKRKLRVYSV
- a CDS encoding ATP-binding protein encodes the protein MLPLEENNLNSDFNMKQYSLFDEESQKTMLNIDLFFKDGPFAYVFLDKFFQVFRVNDRFLKLFGQQHLQILGRHIFEFLDGEDALKLKAVFENRDSLYDPLILSLNFIQKDNSFLPVDTYVKKFTNQFDEDQYCLLMFDRGFYPDPNWIEGKKELYKTIIETQEQERIRIGQQLHDSVAQILYAIRLNLQHIASENDALANEIAPIKKMLNDAIFQVRNISVDLVPSVLHDFGLKAAILSMCERVSTSDFQVKCYICEDQEGLDKDFLLVVYRVIQELLNNTMKHSSASQVIVKTRCDTEQVNIEVTDNGVGFQSKLEESLRNGIGLQSIKSRVERYQGTLEIRDLEQGTQVKVTLKIK
- a CDS encoding response regulator transcription factor codes for the protein MAEVKILLAEDHLVVRNGIKLLLDSQQDFQVIGDVNNGREVLNLLAAGLTVDVIITDIGMEDIDGLQLIREVSERYPQIKVLVLTMLDCDQHVAKAFEYGAKGYLIKNVGSEEMVFAIQHVMRGGRYLCEELSMGFIEKAIVRNNNQPVNLDPSELDLTSRELEVLELLGEGYTNLEISKKLFLSKRTVEGHRQNLIDKTKSKNTPALIKFAVQNGLIH
- the ligD gene encoding DNA ligase D; translated protein: MADLKKYQEKRDFSVTSEPEGRTKSSKTKAKRLTFVVQRHHASRLHYDFRLELDGVLKSWAVPKGPSLNPKDKRLAVQVEDHPVSYASFEGSIPKGNYGAGTVSIFDEGTYDFVESKNAKTFLDDLEKGSIKFHLHGKRLKGEFALVRMHTGEGNNWLLIKHKDEYATDKSYDAEKLIDKQIVEQGKAFKKESSSAGKTQAKPAAAKTKPATHKPKPMLAKLAADLPDGDEWLYEKKFDGFRSIAVCSAGKTKLLSRNSNSLDNKFPSLVKELNKIKRDCVLDGEIVIEDKSRQAHFQLLQSGEPIPRNLELHYYVFDILELDDIDLRAYDLLERKEILALLLKKANLSNILFVDSLNTDREQSIQEAESQRWEGLIAKRKDSSYLEDKRSSSWLKYKLRNTQETVICGFTEPQSSRVGFGALVLGAYDRGKLKYIGNCGTGFNDALLKDLHKEFSRLRTDTKPFDKTVKVANERLVTWLEPTLVCDVYYSEWTKDKHLRHPVFKGLRTDKAAEDTKLEIVEAKEMEKERIIKFGRKEVKLSNQDKIYWPDEGIRKGDMIAYYEEMGDYILPYVKDRPISMNRFPNGIKGKSFFQKDVEPDQLPSWIKIAPMYSKSNNSTIDYLLCNDLASLLFIANLGSIEINPWLSTYKKPDKPKFAVLDLDPNGADFDELKAVARTSKQVFDKAGVPAFIKTSGSTGFHIFLHVNERYDYEVVRDFIQFVAQLVQDQHPDTTSLVRDPKKREGMIYLDFLQNRQGQTIAAPYSLRPKPMATVSTPISWEELEEDIQIADFTIDTVPERVKAIADPWADLMNSKVDIKKALSNF
- a CDS encoding Ku protein; translation: MRAIWTGAIGFGLVNIPIKIYSATQSSSLDLDMLDRKDQANIKYKRVNEKTGKEVAWENIVKGYLLKDKYVVLEDADFEDAMPEKNKMINLQSFVKIQEVDSVYFDTPYYLEPQKSGEKAYQLLLKALEKGKTAGLGTFVMRNVENLAIIKPSNNILVLNKLRFEEEIRSTEDLKDSGSVKIKKEEMDMAMQLIKANSRPFDISAYKNEYSKELLKIIQQKSKGKRATIRKINVENTKASDLLEKLKASLA
- a CDS encoding CinA family protein: MVRIDHQLLNKVAAELVKRRWTLATVESMTAGFLSSIWSLQVDAGDILKGSIVCFEESVKTQLLRVPQYLIDTYTAESMEVTKALIPGLKKRMPADVHIALTGVAYEGTRKHPTAEVGDVFIAIDIHGILVSRVYSLPSRNAADTYVKAFNASLSLLDEFLAIV
- a CDS encoding SDR family oxidoreductase, whose product is METTKEGNPKDLYPSPPFKKQTQEPPGETKKMDPRPDHGEQSYEGSGLLTGKVAIITGADSGIGKAVAIAMAREGADIMICYKDDIEDEDAKDTESYVKQAGREAILFKGDIRSEETCKKIIDIAVERYKKIDILINNAAYQMSYKNLQEITAEEWNKTFEVNLSAMFYLTKYAQKHIREGGSIINTTSVNAYDPNPTLLPYAASKAAIQNFTSNLAQKFLEEGNGIRVNAVAPGPVWTPLIPSTIPDHEHFGDNTPIGRPGQPAEIAPVYVFLASAAASYVSGATIPATGGRITI
- a CDS encoding PAS domain-containing sensor histidine kinase; the protein is MNPQMNIWGFTFRCAISNLESVLLEIHQQNSSYFYMPEQPSLKLLIDVLNHSPLATAIYDSSDLNIAFANEAMIAMWCSNPSIIGKPFSEAFPNFKEEGFSRILENVWQTGISYKAMDTPADILDGDFTHTRHFDFEYKALVDSNNETFAILHTSIDVTAKNRALQMLKKQEQQLSINNDLEEITNSLAHDAKNPIAIARLAIDTLREDNKVDSDKRTQWYDIIDQAMVSLNTIIDKTVQLSQARAYSPEKTLIHVADKIKFWCEDAILLHDAPNTRIETGLLLPVLGDQGGIFQLFSNIISNAIKYSSSVREPSVQIYSEKTSKGVVYHIKDNGIGIPEQEIDEIYYNFQRGSNSSKHRGSGIGLFIAKRVIKRLDGQINISSKINVGTEVRLFFPNQS